The sequence below is a genomic window from Halococcus saccharolyticus DSM 5350.
ATAACTACGGGTAATGAAAAGCCTTCCGGGTCTCCACTTTCTTCGTCGGGTACGCTCGATTCGTTCGCAGCCCAACACCTGACACTCCACGCGACCGCAACCGCCACCGCACGACACCGTCCGAGCCCTCGATCCACCAGGAGAGCTTGCTCTCCTGAGCCTCGACTCGCTTTGATCGTCGAGACGCCGAGGTCCGCCCTGCGACCGCACCGCTACCGCAACTCACCGCCACCGCACCCGCCGGCCGACGGCCGGCAGCGACGCGCCTTTGATCTCCACCGACGAAGGGAAGCCAATGCGTCGAGCGCTCGCCGTCGCGGCCTGTTGCGTTCTCGTGATCGGGGCGACACCGGCGAGCGCGCACGGCCAGCACCTCTCGGCGGACGCACAGTACGCCGACAACGGCACGGTCGTGATCGAGTCGCTGTTCACCGCGACCGGCGGCTTCCTCGTGCTCCACGCCGACGACGGTGGCGAGCCCGGCGCGCCGATCGGCCACACCCCGATCGAGTACGGCTACGAGACCGGGCTCACGGTCAACGTCAGCGACGAGGCGTGGCAGGCGTGGAACGGTCCGCGGACTGTGTGGGCGGTGCTCCACCTCGACGACGGCGACGGTGAGTTCGACCCAGCCGACGACGAACCGGCACCGGCCTTCGGCGGCAGCGCGAAACAGTCGTTCGCCGTCGGCAAGCGCGCAGCCGGTCCGGCGAGTGTCGTCGCGTCCGGATTCGGTAGCCAGCCAACGAACAGTTCAGTAACGATCGAACGGGTCGCGCTCGGTCGTGACGGCGCGGTCGTCGTGCGCGCCGATCGAGACGGCGAGCCGGGCGCGGTCGTCGGGCGCACCGCGCTCGCCGCTGGCGTCCACGAGAACGTCAGCGTCACTCTCGATCGGTCGTACTACCGTGATCAGGACTCACGCTTCGGGCTATGGGCTACCGTTGCGGAACGCGGATCACCCGTGATGATCGATAGTGGGCCCGTGGCGAGCGACTTCACCGTCCGAAAGGCCGCCAACACCACCGAAACTGACGCGACGACGGCCACAGCGACGAGCGCCCGCTCTACGACTGGGACGAGCGAGGCGTCGACGACTGAAGGACCGGGATTCGGCCTCGCGGCAAGTGTGCTCGTGATCGCCGGAACTGTG
It includes:
- a CDS encoding DUF7282 domain-containing protein, whose product is MRRALAVAACCVLVIGATPASAHGQHLSADAQYADNGTVVIESLFTATGGFLVLHADDGGEPGAPIGHTPIEYGYETGLTVNVSDEAWQAWNGPRTVWAVLHLDDGDGEFDPADDEPAPAFGGSAKQSFAVGKRAAGPASVVASGFGSQPTNSSVTIERVALGRDGAVVVRADRDGEPGAVVGRTALAAGVHENVSVTLDRSYYRDQDSRFGLWATVAERGSPVMIDSGPVASDFTVRKAANTTETDATTATATSARSTTGTSEASTTEGPGFGLAASVLVIAGTVALALARRRRR